One genomic window of Syngnathus acus chromosome 11, fSynAcu1.2, whole genome shotgun sequence includes the following:
- the tnfa gene encoding tumor necrosis factor a (TNF superfamily, member 2), translated as MEGDCQVTLFAAVDAESKKLSRKAAKRGAKLTMAVWAFALFLAAAAAAAAAAAFLIFNMHTKKPGRDDGSFDIHHTLRQLSQRADAIRAAIHLTGQYNPNFANSVQWMDQVDPSHSQGGLELKDNQIIIPETGLYFVYSQVSFRVSCRLDHDDDAAAATGPATSMVHLTHRVRRWSSSFGNDEYRTILHSVRTACQKTADGEQEGGWYSAVYVGAVFNLNRGDRLKTVTEKMLPNLEEEAGKTFFGVFAL; from the exons ATGGAAGGTGACTGTCAAGTGACTCTTTTTGCAGCCGTGGATGCCGAATCAAAGAAGTTGTCAAGAAAGGCTGCCAAACGTGGCGCAAAGCTTACCATGGCCGTTTGGGCTTTCGCATTATTCCTtgccgctgctgccgccgctgccgccgctgccgcttTTCTCATCTTCAACATGCACACCAAG AAGCCCGGACGAGATGACGGCAGTTTTG ATATTCATCACACTCTGCGTCAACTCTCCCAACGGGCCGACGCCATCAGAGCTGCCATTCACTTAACGG GACAGTACAATCCTAATTTTGCCAACTCGGTGCAATGGATGGATCAGGTGGACCCATCCCACTCCCAAGGAGGTCTCGAGCTCAAGGACAACCAGATTATCATCCCCGAAACCGGCCTCTACTTTGTTTACAGTCAAGTCTCATTTCGGGTCAGTTGCCGCCTGGACCACGACGacgacgccgccgccgccaccgggCCGGCCACGTCCATGGTTCACCTGACGCATCGAGTCAGACGCTGGTCCAGCTCGTTCGGCAACGACGAATACCGCACCATCCTGCACTCGGTCCGGACCGCCTGCCAAAAAACAGCCGACGGCGAGCAAGAGGGCGGCTGGTACTCGGCCGTGTACGTGGGAGCCGTCTTCAACCTGAACAGAGGAGACAGGTTGAAGACGGTGACGGAGAAAATGCTGCCAAACCTGGAGGAAGAGGCCGGCAAGACATTCTTTGGCGTCTTTGCCTTGTGA